From Aedes albopictus strain Foshan chromosome 1, AalbF5, whole genome shotgun sequence, one genomic window encodes:
- the LOC134290427 gene encoding uncharacterized protein LOC134290427, with protein sequence MVQCDGCDRWFHFACVHVTGEIANVSWVCPICKASSFIVPPTNTVRPAEQQGQKASNNPSIRSKSKASSRSEARRLKELEMQKLQDEFELEKRFLERKYKLLQEYGSETSSVTEDTEENKLSKIEEWLAETERHGEAEDSGLAAEAANEQTPNRSGQLEEHQALHVQRNSNSVLLQTNQHGRNSSDGLHLQPMYQCQSSAPLQHSIRNRPAQKVRYSDSAQRQLQDSRTQNERYQFERNLVQSTCFPDRRAGSSTLPGTYIGQHPREPQRSGLRPHDLNRTTFLPTLNRGTLNEFAPGQGSTPIRSTQPEHYAPALQDETICILNRSQIAARQAVSRDLPDFDGALEDWPLFFAMFNSSTQMCGFTNEENMIRLRKCLKGKALEAVKCELLHPSNVADILSTLRMLYGRPEAIIQSIIRKIRHLPPPNTEKLETLVNFALTVKNMVATIRACEVDDYIFNSSLRYELVERLPSSLKLDWARFARNYADPNLGDFSAWLYTIAEDASTVIATSVSDQRSRGIKKDGFLNFHSESESNNEKPMELPGNPMAPKDPAKEQCLVCKGDCTAIAKCSRFEELGYDSKWAVVKECRLCRKCLRKHNGSCKQQRKCDKNGCTLLHHPLLHKPGIQNPATSAPILTASALEQTQSEPSCNVHQGQATVLFRIIPVVLYGPKKIVRTYAFIDDGSELTLLADELGIDGPRKSLCLKWTGGTRKVENESKQVNVQISGVNSPTKFDLSEINTLSSLQIRPQSLPLPDLQRRFPYLTGLPLEEYHNVSPRLLIGLDYASLGQTIKSREGKWNEPIAVKTRLGWMIYGNCGGKADSVGFMNYHSVQKCECNREFDENLHKAMKSYFTLDSMGIVEPNKILLSHEDQRAQTLLETLTRPMNNRYESGLLWKYDHVRLPDSKTMALRRWECLENRMKKDPTLAEALKQKIEEHTNKGYIRKLTPAELREQHERIWYLPIFVVANPNKPGKIRLVWDAAATAHGVSLNSVLLKGPDQLSSLLSILIRFREFRVAVCGDIKEMFHQVQMRNEDQHCQRFLWQNNSETEPSTYVVQVMTFGACCSPSTAQHVKNSNAKRFEQDSPKAADAIIKGHYVDDMLVSTETEEEAVELAQEVKNIHMHGGFEMRNWISNSATVQATLNEDKAEEKNLNIGEESTTEKVLGMWWNTTSDRFTYKISSRFDEELLSGKRRPTKREVLRTLMMVFDPLGFIAHLLMFLKVLLQEIWRTPVGWDDPIEDVQFHKWLTWLALFPSMGVVEIPRCYRSLTSVEAYAEMHTFVDASESGFAAVVYLRYEEKEVIECALVGAKTRVAPLKFLSIPRSELQAALLGARLAKTILASLSTKISKRYFWTDSKDVLCWLRSDHRRYSQFVAFRVSEVLDSTDVTEWRWIPTKQNVADEGTKWARAPDLSADSRWFRGPDFLWSGKHDWPISPSFQNVTNEELRPHLLMHEKSKEPVIIPQNFSKWTPLLRTTAYVFRYFDNLRRSTKKEERAEGALSRQELTKAENSLFRLAQTDEYAEEITRLSVKRNDDRELRRINRSNPLFRNAFIDENEVVRVHGRTRACEFIDRDAAEPIILPRCHHVTKLLILDTHERFNHQNHATIINEILQRYRIPRLKVTYHKIRQDCQYCKILLAKPKPPMMADLPISRVAAFSRPFTYMGVDYFGPMSVSVGRRIEKRWDRAHIDNRLMRHGNKEHHG encoded by the exons ATGGTGCAATGCGACGGGTGCGATCGTTGGTTTCATTTCGCGTGCGTCCATGTCACGGGAGAAATCGCCAACGTTAGCTGGGTGTGCCCAATCTGCAAAGCATCGTCGTTCATTGTTCCACCCACGAACACCGTCCGTCCAGCTGAGCAGCAGGGGCAAAAGGCATCTAACAACCCGTCGATCCGATCGAAGAGCAAAGCTAGTTCCCGAAGCGAAGCAAGAAGACTAAAGGAGCTCGAGATGCAGAAGCTACAAGATGAGTTCGAGTTGGAGAAGCGCTTCCTTGAGCGGAAGTATAAGCTTCTGCAGGAATACGGTAGCGAAACGTCGTCTGTTACTGAGGACACCGAGGAGAATAAGCTGTCAAAAATCGAAGAGTGGCTAGCCGAAACGGAACGCCATGGTGAAGCTGAAGATTCGGGATTAGCAGCAGAAGCGGCAAACGAGCAAACTCCGAACCGTTCGGGCCAGCTCGAGGAGCACCAAGCTCTACACGTGCAGCGAAACTCTAATTCAGTACTTCTCCAAACCAACCAACACGGtcgaaattcttcagatggtctACACCTGCAACCAATGTATCAATGCCAGTCTTCCGCTCCCCTACAGCACAGTATTCGCAATCGTCCTGCACAAAAGGTACGCTATTCGGATAGCGCACAACGACAGCTCCAAGATTCACGAACGCAGAATGAACGCTATCAATTCGAACGTAACCTGGTGCAGTCAACCTGCTTCCCGGACCGGAGGGCGGGATCTTCTACGTTACCAGGAACTTATATTGGTCAACATCCTAGAGAACCCCAACGGAGTGGACTACGTCCGCATGACCTTAACAGGACAACATTCTTGCCTACTCTGAACCGCGGGACTCTCAACGAATTTGCTCCAGGACAAGGATCAACACCGATACGGTCAACCCAGCCCGAACACTACGCGCCAGCACTCCAGGACGAGACCATTTGTATTCTAAATCGAAGCCAAATTGCAGCCCGCCAGGCGGTTTCTAGGGATCTACCAGATTTCGACGGAGCGTTAGAGGATTGGCCATTATTCTTTGCTATGTTCAATTCGTCTACCCAGATGTGTGGCTTTACGAACGAGGAGAATATGATACGTTTGCGAAAATGTCTTAAAGGTAAAGCACTGGAAGCGGTTAAGTGTGAGTTGCTGCATCCGTCCAACGTAGCCGACATTTTGTCCACCTTGAGGATGTTGTACGGGCGTCCAGAGGCAATTATTCAATCAATCATTAGGAAGATCAGACACTTGCCCCCACCGAACACGGAAAAGCTTGAAACGTTAGTTAATTTCGCATTGACGGTGAAGAATATGGTCGCAACAATCCGAGCCTGTGAAGTTGACGACTATATCTTCAATTCATCCCTGCGCTACGAGTTAGTGGAACGTCTACCTTCGTCGCTTAAGCTGGACTGGGCGAGGTTTGCTAGAAATTATGCCGATCCCAACCTGGGGGACTTCAGTGCTTGGCTATACACCATAGCGGAGGACGCAAGCACGGTGATAGCCACGTCAGTTTCGGATCAGCGAAGCCGAGGTATCAAAAAAGACGGGTTTCTGAACTTCCATTCCGAATCTGAATCGAACAACGAGAAACCGATGGAACTACCCGGAAACCCGATGGCGCCGAAAGACCCTGCCAAGGAACAGTGTCTAGTGTGTAAGGGAGACTGCACAGCTATAGCAAAGTGTAGTAGGTTTGAAGAGCTAGGCTATGACTCGAAATGGGCAGTGGTGAAAGAGTGCAGACTCTGCAGAAAGTGTCTGCGAAAACACAACGGGTCATGCAAACAACAACGTAAATGTGATAAGAATGGATGCACGTTGTTACATCATCCGTTACTCCACAAACCGGGAATCCAAAACCCCGCAACTTCGGCTCCAATCCTTACAGCTTCAGCGTTGGAACAAACCCAATCGGAACCTAGCTGCAATGTTCACCAAGGACAAGCCACTGTTTTGTTCCGCATAATTCCGGTCGTGCTGTATGGCCCAAAGAAAATAGTTCGCACATACGCCTTCATCGATGATGGCTCTGAGCTCACTCTTCTCGCCGATGAGCTCGGAATCGATGGGCCAAGAAAATCACTGTGTCTGAAGTGGACTGGTGGTACCCGTAAGGTCGAAAATGAATCCAAGCAAGTGAATGTACAGATCTCTGGAGTCAACTCCCCAACAAAGTTCGATCTCTCGGAAATAAACACGCTATCATCCCTTCAGATTCGCCCACAGAGCTTGCCGCTCCCTGATCTTCAGAGAAGGTTTCCGTATCTAACTGGCTTGCCACTTGAGGAATACCACAATGTCAGCCCACGACTGTTGATTGGTCTAGACTACGCTAGTCTTGGGCAAACCATCAAGAGCCGAGAAGGAAAATGGAACGAACCGATTGCAGTCAAGACCCGTTTGGGATGGATGATCTACGGCAACTGTGGAGGAAAAGCGGATAGTGTTGGGTTTATGAACTACCACAGTGTCCAGAAATGCGAGTGCAATCGAGAGTTTGACGAAAATCTACACAAAGCGATGAAGTCCTACTTTACGTTAGATAGTATGGGAATCGTCGAGCCAAATAAGATTCTACTGTCTCATGAGGATCAACGAGCGCAAACACTACTAGAAACACTCACTCGTCCGATGAACAACCGATACGAGTCTGGTCTACTCTGGAAATACGACCATGTCCGACTTCCGGATAGTAAGACGATGGCTTTGAGGAGATGGGAATGTCTCGAAAATCGAATGAAAAAGGATCCAACGCTTGCTGAAGCACTCAAACAGAAAATCGAGGAACACACCAACAAAGGCTACATACGGAAACTAACGCCAGCGGAGCTTCGGGAACAACACGAACGAATTTGGTACCTTCCCATTTTCGTAGTAGCAAACCCGAATAAGCCGGGAAAGATACGCCTAGTGTGGGATGCAGCAGCAACGGCTCACGGCGTTTCCTTGAATTCGGTTCTGTTGAAAGGACCCGATCAGCTGTCATCACTGCTATCCATACTGATACGTTTTCGTGAGTTTCGGGTAGCGGTTTGCGGTGACATTAAGGAGATGTTCCACCAGGTACAAATGCGGAACGAAGATCAGCACTGCCAGCGGTTCCTTTGGCAGAATAATAGCGAAACTGAACCCAGTACCTACGTTGTACAAGTGATGACCTTCGGAGCTTGCTGTTCCCCAAGCACAGCCCAACACGTCAAAAACAGCAATGCAAAGCGTTTTGAACAGGACAGCCCCAAAGCAGCCGATGCCATTATCAAAGGGCACTACGTGGACGACATGCTCGTGAGCACAGAAACAGAAGAGGAAGCAGTAGAACTAGCACAAGAGGTGAAGAACATTCACATGCATGGTGGATTCGAAATGCGTAACTGGATCTCAAACTCCGCTACGGTTCAGGCTACGCTGAACGAGGATAAGGCAGAGGAGAAAAATTTGAACATTGGTGAAGAATCCACAACGGAAAAGGTGCTTGGAATGTGGTGGAACACGACATCCGATcgcttcacctacaaaatttcctcCCGTTTTGACGAGGAACTTCTCTCCGGCAAGCGACGTCCAACAAAACGTGAGGTACTACGGACACTCATGATGGTCTTCGATCCTCTAGGATTCATCGCGCACCTTTTGATGTTCCTCAAGGTGCTTCTGCAAGAGATCTGGCGGACGCCAGTTGGCTGGGATGATCCCATCGAAGATGTTCAGTTTCACAAGTGGCTTACATGGTTAGCATTGTTTCCAAGCATGGGAGTAGTCGAAATTCCTCGATGCTACCGCTCATTAACGTCGGTGGAAGCTTATGCGGAGATGCACACGTTCGTGGATGCCAGCGAGAGCGGATTCGCAGCGGTAGTTTATCTTCGGTACGAGGAGAAAGAGGTGATCGAATGTGCACTGGTGGGAGCAAAAACCAGAGTGGCTCCACTGAAGTTCTTATCCATTCCACGGTCTGAACTACAAGCGGCCCTTCTCGGCGCTCGTTTGGCGAAGACGATCTTGGCATCCCTATCTACCAAAATCAGTAAGCGATACTTCTGGACGGATTCGAAGGACGTACTTTGTTGGCTAAGATCAGACCACCGCCGATACAGCCAGTTTGTGGCCTTTCGGGTCAGTGAAGTGCTCGACTCAACAGATGTTACTGAATGGCGATGGATTCCCACGAAGCAGAACGTGGCCGATGAGGGAACAAAATGGGCACGGGCACCTGATCTCTCCGCCGACAGCCGCTGGTTCCGAGGACCGGACTTTCTCTGGTCGGGCAAACACGACTGGCCCATATCTCCGAGCTTTCAAAACGTTACAAATGAAGAGCTTCGGCCCCATCTGCTAATGCACGAAAAATCCAAGGAGCCAGTAATCATTCCGCAAAACTTCTCCAAGTGGACACCACTACTTCGAACAACAGCATACGTATTTCGCTATTTCGATAACCTTCGACGGAGCACGAAAAAGGAAGAACGCGCCGAAGGAGCATTATCCCGTCAAGAATTGACAAAGGCAGAGAACTCTTTGTTCCGACTGGCACAAACCGATGAATATGCGGAAGAAATCACCAGACTGTCCGTTAAACGTAACGACGATCGAGAACTAAGACGAATCAATAGAAGTAACCCGCTTTTTCGTAATGCCTTCATCGATGAAAACGAAGTAGTTCGAGTACATGGTAGAACCAGAGCGTGCGAATTCATCGATCGAGATGCAGCTGAGCCTATCATTCTACCTCGTTGCCACCACGTGACAAAACTGCTGATTCTAGACACTCATGAGCGATTCAACCACCAGAACCACGCCACTATCATCAACGAAATCCTACAGCGATACCGCATTCCTCGGCTAAAGGTAACCTACCACAAGATCCGACAGGACTGTCAATACTGCAAAATTCTGCTAGCCAAACCTAAACCACCGATGATGGCGGACCTTCCCATATCCCGTGTAGCAGCCTTTAGTCGTCCGTTCACCTACATGGGGGTCGACTACTTTGGCCCGATGTCGGTTTCAGTGGGACGCCGCATTGAGAAACGCTGGG ATCGCGCACACATTGACAACCGACTCATGCGTCATGGCAATAAGGAGCATCATGGCTAG